A window of Halobellus sp. LT62 contains these coding sequences:
- a CDS encoding ABC transporter substrate-binding protein: MPFDNSSRRSFLKSSAAIGTLGMSGLAGCSALSNVTGGTPELNLAFTVPIENIASLFAIEDIQSELTNLGSEYELNVTRDQSTPDSLNKMAAGNADMALLSTVSYASAVRQEAVPGNISMIATDFWDAHPDWYGITIFSGSDSDITEPADLEGATIGVNAQGTGVHALIVKKFQQEGLDPENDAEIVELPFPTFVEAINDGRIDAGVFPAIFAVSARGEGFTEVYTSQDTWEQAYPFAYTVASNNSLDEKGDAIAAWGEDFREMVNYAYDNRSEVVSLAAEYFELPEPLVDGFFLTNNDYYRQDLTIDMDRLQFTMDEMVNLGFVEESFDVTEYATNDYIPEN, translated from the coding sequence ATGCCATTCGACAACTCGTCGCGTCGGTCGTTTTTGAAGTCTAGCGCAGCGATCGGAACCCTCGGGATGTCGGGTCTCGCCGGATGTTCGGCGCTCTCGAACGTCACCGGTGGGACGCCCGAGCTCAACCTCGCGTTCACGGTCCCCATCGAAAACATCGCGTCGCTGTTCGCCATCGAGGACATCCAGAGCGAACTCACGAACCTCGGCTCCGAGTACGAACTCAACGTCACCCGAGACCAGAGCACGCCGGACTCGCTGAACAAGATGGCCGCGGGCAACGCCGATATGGCCCTGCTCTCGACTGTGAGCTACGCGTCCGCTGTTCGTCAGGAGGCGGTTCCCGGCAACATCTCGATGATCGCCACTGACTTCTGGGACGCCCATCCCGACTGGTACGGGATCACGATCTTCTCGGGTTCGGATTCGGACATCACCGAACCCGCGGACCTCGAAGGCGCGACCATCGGCGTGAACGCGCAGGGGACCGGCGTGCACGCGTTGATCGTCAAGAAGTTCCAGCAGGAGGGACTCGATCCCGAAAACGACGCCGAGATCGTCGAACTGCCGTTCCCGACGTTCGTCGAGGCGATCAACGACGGCCGGATCGACGCCGGCGTGTTCCCCGCGATCTTCGCCGTCTCAGCGCGCGGAGAGGGCTTCACCGAGGTCTACACCTCCCAAGACACGTGGGAGCAGGCGTACCCGTTCGCGTACACGGTCGCTTCCAACAACTCCCTCGACGAGAAGGGCGACGCCATCGCCGCGTGGGGAGAGGACTTCCGCGAGATGGTCAACTACGCGTACGACAACCGAAGCGAAGTCGTCTCGCTGGCCGCCGAGTACTTCGAGCTCCCCGAACCGCTCGTCGACGGCTTCTTCCTGACGAACAACGACTACTACCGGCAGGACCTCACGATCGATATGGACCGCCTGCAGTTCACGATGGACGAGATGGTCAATCTCGGCTTCGTCGAGGAGAGCTTCGACGTCACCGAATACGCGACCAACGACTACATCCCCGAGAACTAA
- a CDS encoding ABC transporter substrate-binding protein gives MVRRRTFVKAAGLAGITSTAGCIGGLGGGGSDSVKIGAVMALSGPFARTGEENRRGLEVGQEYLDGTILDEEFELIVEDGESTPEGSISAARTLVEDEDVDAIIGPVSSGNSISVMQYIKEQGQVPHLMTTASSVEARENPENCNEYGFFIWPSNRHLAPTGTQFIQELPDHIDRDIDPSRVHYVSQDYALGQNGLELVEEAMSEVGGEVTGSTLVPLGETDWSSYISEISNSEADVVTGVLTWGAAAQLIPQANSFGLPEEKVMMFNSGKPIGQFAASTMADEVTVDGWYGTHFYNPGLDTEVNNEFQSLYNELDSSLLPNSTAGASFELMRALATVIEDSGSTATDDIISGLEGLEWDSVFGPIQFREEDHQAALNFFGGRRVAGDGDVPEVEVLAEYPDVIPDARCSL, from the coding sequence ATGGTTCGAAGAAGAACATTCGTTAAAGCAGCCGGTCTCGCTGGAATAACATCGACCGCCGGATGTATAGGCGGCCTCGGTGGCGGTGGATCAGATTCAGTCAAAATCGGAGCTGTGATGGCTCTGAGTGGCCCGTTCGCGAGAACTGGCGAAGAAAATCGACGCGGACTGGAAGTCGGTCAAGAGTACCTCGACGGTACGATTCTCGACGAAGAGTTCGAGCTCATCGTCGAGGACGGCGAATCCACTCCGGAAGGGTCGATCTCGGCGGCACGAACGCTCGTCGAAGACGAGGACGTCGACGCTATCATCGGTCCGGTGAGCAGTGGGAACTCGATTTCGGTGATGCAGTACATCAAAGAGCAGGGGCAGGTTCCGCACCTGATGACGACGGCTTCGTCGGTTGAAGCCCGCGAAAACCCCGAAAACTGTAACGAGTACGGGTTCTTCATCTGGCCCAGCAACCGCCACCTCGCGCCGACGGGGACGCAGTTCATTCAGGAGCTCCCCGACCACATCGACCGGGACATCGACCCCTCGCGAGTCCACTACGTCTCTCAGGACTACGCGCTCGGTCAGAACGGTCTCGAACTGGTCGAAGAGGCAATGAGCGAAGTCGGTGGCGAGGTCACCGGCAGCACGCTGGTCCCGCTCGGGGAGACCGACTGGTCGTCGTACATCTCCGAGATCTCCAACAGCGAGGCCGACGTTGTCACCGGCGTCCTCACGTGGGGTGCGGCCGCACAGCTGATCCCGCAGGCCAACTCCTTCGGGCTGCCCGAGGAGAAAGTGATGATGTTCAACTCCGGAAAGCCGATCGGCCAGTTCGCCGCTTCGACGATGGCCGACGAGGTCACCGTCGACGGCTGGTACGGGACGCACTTCTACAACCCCGGACTCGACACCGAGGTCAACAACGAGTTCCAGAGCCTCTACAACGAACTCGACAGCTCGCTGCTGCCGAACTCGACGGCGGGGGCGTCGTTCGAGCTGATGCGGGCGCTCGCGACGGTGATCGAGGACAGCGGTTCGACGGCAACCGACGACATCATCTCGGGGCTCGAGGGGCTGGAGTGGGACTCCGTCTTCGGTCCGATCCAGTTCCGCGAGGAAGACCACCAAGCGGCGCTCAACTTCTTCGGTGGCCGCCGCGTCGCCGGCGATGGCGACGTCCCCGAGGTCGAAGTCCTCGCAGAGTACCCGGACGTCATTCCGGACGCGCGCTGCAGCCTCTAA
- a CDS encoding amidohydrolase family protein gives MKLGRFLVETHCHAQRHAARIQLDGEADYGELAKKMITAVPGDEATEDDEVIIYDNSDRVLRDMDTYGVDMCVLLPGTFGFTNEMHAEMMAEHPEKFVAAAYPVQTMKAAQRGEEEWTAEAAAAEVDEWLEKDGFRMIGEGMPYDPTTDEPMDWADRKDELREFFDVADKHGVPIRWHTGYVSGYATGLGIFDYFPDWSDPTLASQMKAEYPEVPIIFDHGGMQATWREHHVDQCCQVAASFDDVYLEIGLYWADLLKKPLNDPNIAVDQLLWGTDWGASMPQISQPNEEPPYYWDQVADRGLPAHQVDFWGPSLRQLQKFAMDRDLPQEDLNLILGGNAVRLFDIEVEDDRMFRNYVDL, from the coding sequence ATGAAGCTGGGCCGATTCCTAGTTGAGACGCATTGCCACGCGCAGCGGCACGCCGCTCGGATCCAACTCGACGGCGAGGCCGACTACGGCGAACTCGCCAAGAAGATGATCACCGCCGTCCCCGGCGACGAGGCGACCGAAGACGACGAGGTCATCATCTACGACAACTCCGATCGCGTCCTTCGCGATATGGACACCTACGGCGTCGATATGTGCGTGCTGCTGCCGGGAACCTTCGGGTTCACCAACGAGATGCACGCGGAGATGATGGCGGAACACCCCGAGAAATTCGTCGCCGCCGCCTACCCGGTGCAGACGATGAAAGCCGCCCAGCGCGGCGAGGAAGAGTGGACGGCCGAGGCCGCCGCCGCCGAGGTCGACGAGTGGCTCGAAAAGGACGGCTTCCGGATGATCGGCGAGGGGATGCCGTACGATCCCACGACCGACGAGCCGATGGACTGGGCCGACCGGAAGGACGAACTGCGGGAGTTCTTCGACGTCGCCGACAAGCACGGCGTACCGATTCGCTGGCACACGGGATACGTTTCGGGCTATGCGACGGGGTTGGGTATCTTCGATTACTTCCCGGACTGGAGCGATCCGACGCTCGCGAGCCAGATGAAGGCAGAATATCCGGAGGTGCCGATCATCTTCGATCACGGCGGGATGCAGGCGACGTGGCGCGAGCACCACGTCGACCAGTGCTGTCAGGTGGCCGCCTCCTTCGACGACGTCTACCTCGAGATCGGTCTCTACTGGGCCGACCTGCTGAAAAAGCCCCTGAACGACCCCAACATCGCCGTCGATCAGCTGCTCTGGGGGACCGACTGGGGGGCGTCGATGCCGCAGATCAGCCAGCCGAACGAGGAGCCGCCGTACTACTGGGATCAGGTCGCAGACCGCGGTCTCCCGGCGCACCAAGTCGACTTCTGGGGCCCGAGCCTCCGGCAGCTCCAGAAGTTCGCGATGGATCGAGACCTCCCGCAGGAGGACCTGAACCTGATCCTCGGCGGCAACGCCGTGCGGCTGTTCGACATCGAGGTCGAGGACGACCGGATGTTCAGAAACTACGTCGACCTCTGA
- a CDS encoding ABC transporter permease → MDVTSEAQGGFDLSRLVELGKSIYSLVIVLVIWELVGQLELIHYYFLPPLSDIILRFIELTLSGDMLYNAYLTLYRALVGLAIATVFGVLVGVLSARNDLVDWFFDPIIKIGYPVPIISLIPVFMLWFGIGDISKIIMVAVGTFWPVAVNARDSTQQVQQNLVWAAQMMGTSDRRLLRRVVFPAALPGIITGFQIAMPLSLIITFVFEMVAGGGGLGALEIQGVRSFQSTQTYAAIIAVMFIGIGLDRGLRLIRSRLLHWT, encoded by the coding sequence ATGGACGTAACTTCCGAAGCACAGGGCGGATTCGACCTGTCGCGACTCGTCGAGCTTGGAAAGTCGATCTACTCGCTGGTGATCGTCTTGGTGATCTGGGAGCTCGTCGGCCAACTCGAGCTCATCCACTACTACTTCCTCCCGCCGCTCTCGGATATCATCCTCCGGTTCATCGAACTGACGCTGTCGGGTGATATGCTGTACAACGCGTACCTGACTCTCTATCGGGCGCTCGTCGGACTCGCGATCGCGACGGTCTTCGGGGTGCTCGTGGGCGTGTTGTCGGCGCGGAACGATCTCGTCGACTGGTTCTTCGATCCGATCATCAAGATCGGGTACCCGGTCCCGATCATCTCGCTGATCCCCGTGTTTATGTTGTGGTTCGGAATCGGCGACATCTCGAAGATCATTATGGTCGCAGTGGGAACGTTCTGGCCCGTCGCCGTCAACGCCCGTGACAGCACCCAACAGGTCCAGCAGAACCTCGTCTGGGCGGCGCAGATGATGGGCACGAGCGACCGGCGACTGCTCCGGCGGGTGGTGTTCCCGGCGGCACTTCCCGGGATCATCACCGGGTTCCAGATCGCGATGCCGCTGTCGCTCATCATCACGTTCGTCTTCGAGATGGTTGCCGGCGGTGGCGGACTCGGGGCCCTCGAAATTCAGGGCGTCCGTTCCTTCCAGTCCACACAGACCTACGCGGCGATCATCGCCGTGATGTTCATCGGCATCGGACTCGACCGCGGACTCCGATTAATCCGGAGTCGCCTCCTTCACTGGACCTGA
- a CDS encoding class I adenylate-forming enzyme family protein, which yields MHTTSTNGLPSLPELSEIAATNNPDRIAYGEAATGREVTWSTFEERSLRAANGFREHCAQGDRVAFLCDCSIAHTVLYNGAMKAGCLVSNLHTRASAETIRYCIDAIRPRVLVIDEEFSEFVEDDLYEQITTDLDAVITIGSEQTDYEQSHEPFIDSHAAVEPDIRVREDDIAAILWTSGTTGRPKGWCFTHRALCHKALHLEKLLALDRNAAQAHVFTPSFAAWLMLFLPALSSSAATYFLSEWDAEAYVRLIDEKDLTTADLIPTMWQEILRLDSLSEYDLSSLNRVVTSGEYLDERTLAEIRENVCENVFNSYAATEVLGTEISAEELTEGRTGSVGKPIPGTRVRVVEPGGRPDAVKPTGETGEIIINGPDCAAWAWNDTEKTESAFEDGWWYSGDLGYKDEEGYLYVEGRTDFMIKSKGIKVFPTPIEERLMEHAAVEQAAVVGLPDDEYGEKVAAVVRRTDADVGPDELEAWCLDSENVARFERPREYHFVDEAFPRTATEKLDRATLRSQLLPDEM from the coding sequence ATGCACACGACATCCACCAACGGACTGCCGTCGCTGCCCGAACTCTCGGAGATCGCGGCGACCAACAACCCCGATCGGATCGCCTACGGCGAGGCGGCTACCGGCAGAGAGGTCACGTGGTCGACGTTCGAGGAGCGAAGTCTCCGCGCCGCGAACGGGTTCCGAGAACACTGCGCGCAGGGTGACCGGGTGGCGTTCCTCTGTGACTGCTCGATCGCGCACACCGTGCTGTACAACGGCGCGATGAAGGCCGGATGTCTCGTATCCAACCTGCACACCCGCGCGTCGGCGGAGACGATCCGCTACTGCATCGACGCGATCCGCCCGCGCGTGCTCGTGATCGACGAGGAGTTCTCCGAATTCGTCGAGGACGATCTCTACGAGCAAATCACGACAGATCTCGATGCGGTCATCACGATCGGGAGCGAGCAAACCGACTACGAACAGTCCCACGAGCCGTTCATCGACTCCCACGCCGCCGTCGAACCCGACATCCGCGTCCGTGAAGACGACATCGCCGCCATCCTCTGGACGTCGGGGACGACCGGGCGGCCGAAGGGCTGGTGCTTCACCCACCGTGCACTCTGTCACAAGGCGCTGCACCTCGAGAAGCTCTTGGCGCTCGATCGAAACGCTGCACAGGCGCACGTGTTCACGCCGTCGTTCGCGGCGTGGTTGATGCTGTTCCTGCCCGCGCTGTCGTCGAGCGCGGCGACGTACTTCCTCTCGGAGTGGGACGCCGAGGCGTACGTCCGGCTGATCGACGAGAAGGACCTGACGACCGCGGATCTGATTCCGACGATGTGGCAGGAGATCCTCCGACTCGATTCGCTCTCGGAGTACGACCTCAGTTCGCTGAACCGAGTCGTCACGAGCGGCGAGTACCTCGACGAACGCACGCTCGCGGAGATCCGTGAGAACGTCTGTGAGAACGTCTTCAACAGCTACGCGGCGACCGAAGTCCTCGGCACGGAGATCAGCGCCGAGGAACTCACCGAGGGCCGGACCGGCAGCGTCGGCAAGCCCATCCCCGGGACGCGGGTCCGCGTCGTCGAGCCCGGCGGTCGCCCCGACGCGGTCAAGCCCACGGGCGAGACGGGCGAGATCATCATCAACGGTCCCGACTGCGCCGCGTGGGCGTGGAACGACACCGAGAAGACCGAGAGCGCCTTCGAGGACGGCTGGTGGTACTCCGGCGACCTCGGCTACAAGGACGAGGAGGGTTACCTCTACGTCGAGGGGCGGACCGACTTTATGATCAAATCGAAGGGGATCAAGGTATTCCCGACGCCGATCGAGGAGCGCCTGATGGAGCACGCTGCCGTCGAACAGGCGGCGGTCGTCGGGCTTCCGGATGATGAGTACGGTGAGAAGGTCGCCGCAGTGGTCCGCCGGACGGACGCCGACGTCGGCCCCGACGAACTCGAAGCGTGGTGTCTCGACAGCGAAAACGTGGCACGGTTCGAGCGCCCGCGCGAGTACCACTTCGTCGACGAGGCGTTCCCGCGGACGGCCACCGAGAAACTGGACCGCGCCACGCTCCGATCGCAGTTGCTGCCCGACGAGATGTAG
- a CDS encoding amidohydrolase family protein, with protein sequence MIDAAEERVIDCDWHYQDSFTEVAEYMPEPWNTKYKNSNWDDAGVKQNLSSFFPTSTGDRQNYGKVLREHSNYPDAPEEPERVGEGMDFLDIDVSLQISHLILAMGGVNADDERVQAFTHAYIEYMLEEVLDPDEGIYGLAPIPYGDIDASLEVLERVEDEETFVGACFVTAGASPPLGNRKYDPIYERCEQMDFPVVYHTGGSGLDEYVRAGYQEMIETHTLGFLESNMSQIVSVACQGVPEKYPDLDIVFMESGVTYIPGLVSRLDEEYLKRPEEAPLLDTRPSEYITDFYFGTQPLEISARNDLLELCFDMIGTDRLLYASDYPHWDFDSPSVINDLPMLDNDDRRAILSGNAEEVFGL encoded by the coding sequence ATGATCGACGCCGCCGAAGAGCGGGTCATCGACTGTGACTGGCACTATCAAGACTCGTTCACGGAAGTCGCGGAGTATATGCCCGAACCGTGGAACACGAAGTACAAGAACAGCAACTGGGACGACGCGGGCGTCAAACAGAACCTCAGTTCCTTTTTCCCGACATCGACGGGCGACAGGCAAAACTACGGGAAGGTCCTCCGAGAGCACTCGAACTACCCGGACGCCCCCGAAGAGCCCGAGCGCGTCGGCGAGGGTATGGACTTCCTCGACATCGATGTCTCCCTCCAGATTTCGCATCTCATCCTCGCGATGGGCGGCGTCAACGCGGACGACGAACGCGTTCAAGCGTTCACCCACGCCTACATCGAATATATGCTCGAGGAGGTGCTCGATCCCGACGAGGGCATCTACGGCCTCGCGCCGATTCCGTACGGCGACATCGACGCTTCCCTCGAAGTGCTCGAACGGGTGGAGGACGAGGAGACGTTCGTGGGCGCGTGTTTCGTCACGGCGGGGGCGAGTCCGCCGTTGGGTAATAGAAAATACGACCCGATCTACGAGCGCTGCGAGCAGATGGACTTCCCCGTCGTCTACCACACGGGCGGGTCCGGCCTCGACGAGTACGTCCGCGCGGGCTATCAGGAGATGATCGAGACCCACACACTGGGATTCTTAGAGTCGAATATGTCGCAGATCGTCAGCGTCGCCTGTCAGGGCGTCCCCGAGAAGTACCCCGACCTCGACATCGTCTTTATGGAATCGGGCGTCACCTACATTCCCGGCCTCGTCAGCCGTCTCGACGAGGAGTATCTCAAACGGCCCGAGGAGGCACCGCTGCTCGACACGCGTCCGAGCGAGTACATCACCGACTTCTACTTCGGTACGCAACCGCTCGAAATTTCGGCGCGCAACGACCTCTTGGAACTCTGCTTCGATATGATCGGCACGGACCGGCTGCTGTACGCGTCTGACTATCCGCACTGGGACTTCGACAGCCCCTCGGTCATCAACGACCTCCCGATGCTCGACAACGACGATCGGCGCGCGATTCTCTCCGGCAACGCCGAGGAAGTGTTCGGCCTCTAG
- a CDS encoding VOC family protein, with protein MTPELARLGHVALETPDLDGSLEFFCDAVGFEEVERDGDTSYLRAVDEFDHHSIVLSEADKAGVDHVGWQTRKPEYLGEFETVLDEQGIDVTWIDADEELGQGEAFRFTTPTGHEFEFYYEMEKPDPPAERRSKLKNKTYSRTTTNPIAPRRIDHVQLWDPEANDFREWLKQALNFRVQEQYDRADGSRWGTFLSANGNKIEAAVIEDEGAGNDPALHHIAYKVDTADDLFDAHDAMNEHGIPTDGIGQHSISRGKFLYVRDPVSGHRIEFNAGGYLVFDPEWETIEWQEGDLEDRQWIGQIESKARVTY; from the coding sequence ATGACCCCAGAGCTCGCGCGTCTCGGTCACGTAGCGCTCGAAACGCCCGACCTCGACGGATCGCTGGAGTTCTTCTGTGACGCCGTCGGGTTCGAAGAGGTCGAACGGGACGGCGACACGTCGTATCTCCGCGCCGTCGACGAGTTCGATCACCACTCGATCGTCCTGAGCGAGGCCGACAAGGCCGGCGTCGATCACGTCGGTTGGCAGACCCGAAAGCCGGAGTACCTCGGCGAATTCGAGACGGTCCTCGACGAACAGGGTATCGACGTGACGTGGATCGATGCCGACGAGGAACTCGGGCAGGGGGAGGCGTTCCGCTTTACGACGCCCACCGGCCACGAGTTCGAGTTCTACTACGAGATGGAGAAACCCGATCCGCCCGCGGAGCGGCGCTCGAAGCTCAAGAACAAGACGTACTCGCGCACGACGACGAACCCGATCGCGCCACGGCGGATCGATCACGTTCAACTGTGGGACCCCGAGGCCAACGACTTCCGCGAGTGGCTCAAGCAGGCGCTCAACTTCCGCGTCCAGGAACAGTACGACCGCGCCGACGGGTCGCGGTGGGGGACGTTCCTCAGCGCCAACGGTAACAAGATCGAGGCCGCGGTCATCGAGGACGAGGGAGCGGGCAACGACCCGGCGCTGCACCACATCGCGTACAAAGTGGACACCGCCGACGACCTCTTCGACGCCCACGACGCGATGAACGAACACGGGATCCCGACCGACGGGATCGGCCAGCACTCCATCTCCCGCGGGAAGTTCCTCTACGTGCGCGACCCAGTCAGCGGGCACCGTATCGAGTTCAACGCGGGTGGGTACCTCGTCTTCGATCCCGAGTGGGAGACGATCGAATGGCAGGAGGGGGACCTCGAAGACCGACAGTGGATCGGCCAGATCGAGTCGAAAGCGCGCGTCACCTACTAA
- a CDS encoding HpcH/HpaI aldolase family protein translates to MEQHNSFRRAIESGDAVFGARSSTFSPTVIEIYGELGIDFVWLDFEHMGPSPWDSSVFEELTRAAEVGGTELFVRLPSGDPSLLRKVLDAGVRNLFIPRVDDAEEVREAVKATRFVYDGEPGERGMASGRSRTWGLGSDDYIETEDREVCLGVMIEKTTAVEELDEILSVPELGFVFIGPSDLSVQMGHPGDKTHPEVVAQIEEITEACHAADVPTGVIKTDPDAIESAVDDGHQIIRIGGDLASVKSVLSDRLDAIESLR, encoded by the coding sequence ATGGAGCAACACAACAGTTTCCGGCGAGCCATCGAGAGCGGTGACGCCGTCTTCGGCGCGCGGTCTTCGACGTTCTCGCCGACGGTGATCGAGATCTACGGTGAACTCGGAATCGACTTCGTCTGGCTGGACTTCGAGCATATGGGCCCCAGCCCGTGGGACAGCAGCGTCTTCGAGGAGTTGACCCGTGCGGCGGAAGTCGGCGGCACGGAGCTTTTCGTCCGCCTGCCGAGCGGCGACCCCTCGCTGCTTCGGAAAGTGCTCGACGCCGGCGTCAGAAACCTCTTCATCCCGCGCGTCGACGACGCCGAGGAGGTTCGCGAGGCCGTGAAGGCGACGCGATTCGTCTACGACGGCGAGCCGGGCGAACGCGGAATGGCGAGCGGCCGCTCTCGGACGTGGGGGCTCGGCTCCGACGACTACATCGAGACCGAAGACCGGGAGGTCTGTCTCGGCGTGATGATCGAGAAGACGACCGCGGTCGAAGAGCTGGATGAGATCCTCTCGGTCCCCGAGCTCGGCTTCGTGTTCATCGGCCCCTCCGACCTCTCCGTGCAGATGGGTCACCCGGGGGACAAGACGCATCCCGAGGTCGTCGCACAGATCGAAGAGATCACCGAGGCGTGTCACGCGGCCGACGTGCCCACGGGCGTCATCAAGACCGACCCCGACGCCATCGAATCGGCCGTCGACGACGGCCACCAGATCATCCGAATCGGTGGGGACCTCGCGTCCGTCAAGTCCGTGCTGTCCGACCGTCTCGATGCGATCGAGTCGCTGCGGTAA
- a CDS encoding branched-chain amino acid ABC transporter permease, whose product MSDTLTNVRELAQGTTRRPLFAVGALLLLAVPILAPSQSDLATEALIFGLFAISVDIVLGYAGLLTLAPAAFFGLGAYSVAKVVVDYGQSFWLGFPVAIVLALILAFIVGYVPIKRRIGDVYFVLFTLAFGAIAYDFTFVTTSVTGGSDGLGFFGPPEVLGIDLGGSLPYYYFTLLTVAVFGFGLYVLIKSDYGDVLHATRQNELRMRYLGYDTNRELMIAWLVSAAISALAGAVYVGSVGIASPSLISFALTGDVIIWIIVGGTGTLLGPFAAAIGLVFMQELLQSVWLEGYRLLLGILFVVFVFALPDGLMGLIRGEE is encoded by the coding sequence ATGAGCGATACCCTGACCAACGTCCGCGAGCTCGCTCAGGGAACGACCCGACGGCCCCTGTTCGCCGTCGGTGCGTTACTACTGCTCGCCGTTCCGATTCTGGCTCCCAGCCAGTCCGATCTCGCCACCGAGGCGCTCATCTTCGGCCTGTTCGCCATCTCCGTCGACATCGTGCTCGGCTACGCCGGACTGCTCACACTCGCTCCGGCGGCGTTCTTCGGGCTGGGTGCCTACTCGGTCGCCAAGGTCGTCGTCGACTACGGACAATCGTTCTGGCTCGGCTTCCCGGTCGCGATCGTCCTCGCGCTCATCTTGGCGTTCATCGTCGGGTACGTCCCGATCAAGCGCCGAATCGGCGACGTCTACTTCGTGTTGTTCACCCTCGCTTTCGGGGCGATCGCGTACGACTTCACGTTCGTCACGACGTCTGTGACCGGCGGCTCCGACGGTCTCGGCTTCTTCGGTCCGCCGGAGGTTCTCGGGATCGACCTCGGCGGCAGTCTCCCGTACTACTACTTCACGCTGCTCACCGTCGCTGTCTTCGGGTTCGGGCTGTACGTCCTGATCAAGAGCGATTACGGCGATGTCCTACACGCGACGCGGCAGAACGAACTCCGGATGCGGTATCTCGGCTACGATACGAACCGAGAGCTGATGATCGCGTGGCTCGTCTCCGCCGCGATCTCAGCGCTCGCCGGGGCGGTCTACGTCGGCTCCGTCGGCATCGCCTCGCCGTCGCTGATCTCCTTCGCGCTGACCGGCGACGTGATCATCTGGATCATCGTTGGCGGCACGGGAACGCTCCTCGGTCCGTTCGCCGCAGCCATCGGTCTCGTGTTTATGCAGGAACTCCTCCAGAGCGTCTGGCTGGAGGGGTACAGACTGCTTCTCGGCATCCTCTTCGTCGTGTTCGTCTTCGCTCTCCCGGACGGACTGATGGGACTCATCCGCGGCGAAGAGTAA
- a CDS encoding VOC family protein — translation MIGEIDHIEIEASDAEEMADFLKKLGYEEHRETEHHGQSFELSPADGDGPLFEIHTVEGEEVPGINHIAFGVDNIEEITEELEAQEVDAIVGPYHVDKTGRTITNFRDPDGRRFQIVQDDE, via the coding sequence ATGATCGGTGAGATCGACCACATCGAGATCGAAGCGAGCGACGCCGAAGAGATGGCCGACTTCCTGAAGAAGCTCGGCTACGAGGAGCACCGAGAGACGGAGCACCACGGCCAGTCCTTCGAGCTCTCCCCCGCCGACGGCGACGGCCCGCTGTTCGAGATCCACACCGTCGAAGGCGAGGAAGTCCCCGGAATCAACCACATCGCCTTCGGTGTCGACAACATCGAGGAGATCACCGAGGAACTCGAAGCGCAGGAAGTCGACGCCATCGTCGGCCCGTACCACGTCGATAAGACCGGCCGCACGATCACCAACTTCCGCGACCCCGACGGCCGCCGCTTCCAGATCGTTCAGGACGACGAATAA
- a CDS encoding branched-chain amino acid ABC transporter permease produces the protein MYEIPLITADNFITYALNGLSRGMIIFLVASGLSLIFGLIGLINFAHGAMLALGGYGTYIVIQATGNFWLGLVISVVLVTVLGFVLERKVLYWLYDEPLLGFLGTFGLGLVIEEALAVYFGSRSYTIQSPLSESIQVLGVTYPSYRLFVILVGAVVALGIGLLLTRTRLGLEIHATANGQPTAEILGVDTARIYTLTFVLGTALAALAGALTAPITSMYPTIGLDYITMAFLVIIVGGMGSFKGSFVVSMIVGQIIAFGWLLTAPTYVRILIFAAAMVFILYQPRGFFGKPEVHE, from the coding sequence GTGGGATGATCATCTTTCTGGTCGCTAGCGGACTCTCTCTCATCTTCGGACTGATCGGCCTCATCAACTTCGCACACGGAGCGATGCTGGCGTTAGGTGGATACGGCACCTACATCGTGATCCAAGCGACGGGGAACTTCTGGCTCGGACTCGTGATCTCTGTGGTTCTCGTGACAGTCTTGGGGTTCGTCCTCGAGCGTAAGGTCCTCTACTGGCTCTACGACGAGCCGTTGCTCGGGTTCCTCGGGACGTTCGGACTCGGGTTGGTTATCGAAGAGGCGCTCGCCGTGTACTTCGGGAGCCGGTCCTACACGATTCAGTCTCCACTCTCGGAATCGATCCAAGTCCTCGGAGTCACCTACCCGTCGTATCGGTTGTTCGTCATTCTCGTCGGCGCGGTCGTCGCACTCGGGATCGGGTTGTTGCTGACGAGAACGCGCTTGGGGCTCGAAATCCACGCGACCGCGAACGGACAGCCGACCGCCGAGATCCTCGGCGTCGACACCGCACGGATTTACACGCTCACCTTCGTCCTCGGGACGGCCCTTGCGGCGCTCGCCGGGGCGCTCACCGCGCCGATCACGTCGATGTATCCCACCATCGGACTCGATTACATCACGATGGCGTTCCTCGTAATCATCGTCGGCGGGATGGGGAGTTTCAAAGGGTCGTTCGTCGTGAGTATGATCGTCGGGCAGATCATCGCCTTCGGGTGGTTGCTGACGGCTCCGACGTACGTCCGCATCCTTATCTTCGCGGCGGCGATGGTGTTCATCCTGTATCAGCCGCGCGGGTTCTTCGGGAAGCCGGAGGTGCACGAATGA